In Candidatus Alcyoniella australis, the genomic stretch CCTGCCAATGAAACGCTCGATCCCAAGCCTGCGCTGTATTGGCCTGATTCGGCCGTCCAATCCGGCTCGTCCAGCAGGCCCCCTGAGGATCCGTGATAAACGTAGGCGCGCCCCTCATCCTCCCGGGTCTCGTCGTAGCGATGCGCCCCGATGATCACATCGTCGAAACCATCGCCGTTGACGTCTCCGGCCGATGAAACGCTGTTGCCCAAATGAGCGCCGGTTTGATCCGATTCAATCACCCAGTCCGCGACAGTGGATAGACCGAATTCCGAGCCGTGAAAAACGTATGCCCGGCCCTCGTCCACTTGTCCGCTGAAATATTCGTCCGCACCGATGATCACGTCGTCGTAGCCGTCGTTGTTCACGTCGCCGGCCGACGAGACGCTGGTGCCGAAACTCGCCCAAAGTTGATTCGATTCCGCCATCCAATCAGGGGCCGCAGATAGGCCATCGGCACTGCCGAAAAAAACGAACGCCGCGCCCTCGCCCTTGTGTCCATTATTAAAGTTTCGCGCACCGATGATCAGATCATCGTAGCCATCGCCGTTTACATCTCCGGCGCAGGCCACGCTGTTGCCCAATTGCGCATATTCCGTGTCCGATTCGTATGTCCAATCAGCCTGGGCCGACAGCCCGGCGGCTGAGCCGTAATACAGATACACGCGCCCCTCTTCCTCGTGTCCCCAGCTGGAAAAGGGTGCTCCGATAATCACTTCGTCGTACCCGTCGCCGTTCACATCTCCGGCCGATGAGACGCTAAAACCCAATTTAACAGCCGCTACATTTGGCTCAACTATCCAATCGGCATCCAACGATAAACCGTCGGAAGAACCATGAAACACGTAGGCTCGACCCTCATGATTCTGACCGTTGGAATAGTAGTAGGCTCCGACGATCACATCGTCGTAATTATCCCCGTTCACGTCGCCGGCCGTTGAGACACTACAGCCCAAATGGGCGTATTCCTGGTTGGACTCGATGCTCCAATCCGGATTTGCGGACAGACCCGATCCAAGTATCAGCAGCGAACGATCATCAGCCGATTGCAGGCCGGGACCATCCCCTATATCTACTCGCTTCAGCACCCCGGCGTTTTGTGCCGTATCGCCGATCGATTGTTCGTCCAGGCGGCAAGTCGCCACAAAAGTAATTAAGATCGTTGCCAGAACAGCCAGAGATACTCGTATGGCTCGCATCGATCCCTCATGTTTTTTGTTATACGAGTTAATTTATTACATACCTAAACTTCAAAGCAACTTATTAAATTAACGCACGAATCGAACGAACTACGCCATGCTGTGACTCTAAGCCACTCGCCAGGCGGCCAGGTGTCGGTCGCTAACTTTTGCGACCTCGACGTGCTCCAGGCCCGCATCCGCGAGCTGACCTCGCACCTCGTCGATAGTGTAGGCGGCCAGCAGCGAGTTGTAGAAATCGCGCTGTAAAATCTCGGGGTCGTGCGCAGCGCAACGCTCGACGATCTGTCGCGCCGCGTCCGGACTTTGTGGACGGATCAGGTCCATTACCAGCAGCGGCGCTTGGGGACGCGCCAGGTTGGAGCATTGACGCCAGAACGCAATCGGGTCCGGCAGGTGATGCAGCAGGCTGTTGCTCAACACCGCGTCGAGCTTACCGTGCAGCTCGGACAGCCCCAGTGCGTCGGCGCAGATCAGCTCGATCCGATCTTGCAGTTCTGCCTTTGCGACCGCACGTTGCGCCAGCTCGATCATTGCCTGCGAGCCGTCCACACCCAGTGCGCGCACTGCGGGCAGAGCCGCGCAAAGCCTGATCAGCACATCGGCCGGACCGCAGCCCAGGTCAACCACCCGTCCGTTTTGGAACAGTGGGAATTTGTCGATCAGCAGTTCGACAAACAGGCTGTTGGCGTCGCTGAAGTCAGCCTGGGCATAGGCCCGGGCCTGCTCCCAATCGTCCATAATCTCGTCTTCCGGTATGCGATCCATCGGCTCTCCACGCAACGGTTCAACTTATGCCCGCTCATTTTCACCGGCACCAAAGCTCGATACAAGATGGGCGCGGGATGGACAATCTGTTTGTCTTCGGGTTAGATTTTCCGTCCGATGTTTTACACAACTCTGAAAGTATACATTGCCGAGAAGTTCAGGAGCTCTTGGAAGTCGCTGCTGCTGTTGTTTGTGTTGTGCGCGGCGATCTTTAGCTTGGGGCTGTTGCTGGGCGGTTTTGTCTTCGACGGTCGCAACGATCCGGGCGAGCTGCTGTTCACTGAAAACTGGGATGGCCACGAGTCGGGCAAGCCGCCGGGCGACCCTTGGGATATCTACAACGTCGGCGACAACGGCGTGGCCCAGATTTTCAGCCGCGGCCAGGGAATGGGAAAATCCTTTTCTCTGCGCGCCGATGCTCCCTCGGACATCACCGTGGCCGCCGCCCTTCCCTCGGGACCGCTTAAGCACGGCACGCTGACCGCAGCGTTCGACGTTTTGCTCGAACAGGGCGAGAACCTGGGATTCGTGTTGATCGGCAGCGGATCGTCCAACCACGCATACGCCTTGCTCAACGGCGAGGAAGTGCTGACCCAGGACTCCAAGGAACGGATGCTGGCCTGCGGCTCGTTCACCCCGGGAACCTGGATCAACCTGCGGATCGTGGCCGACATCGACCGCCAGACATACAGCGTATTTGTCAACGGTCATCCCGGAGAGTGCCGCGATGTAAGCTGGGTCAACCATCGTGAATCCGGCGGCGATTTGCAGAGCTTTGCCGCTTTCATCGGACCGGACCAGTCCGGGTCGGGCCGGATGGATCATCTGCTGATCTATCACCGATAACCTCTCGCGTGATCAGACCCGAGGGAGAATTACAATGAACAATATTTCTCGCACAGTTGTGTTTGCCGTACTCGCCGCGATCCTGTGTTGCGGCTGCGCTCACAATCCTCCGACGCTCGGCCCAACCGCTCCCACGCTCAGAGCACCAATGGTGATCAAGCCTCAGCCGCTGGTCGAGACCATCAACGGCTATCAGGTTGCGGACCCCTATCGGTTTTTAGAGGACGAGCAGGCGGCCGCAGCCTGGATCGACTCCCAGAACCTGCGCACAACAGCCTATTTGGAGTCGGTTGCAACGCCGGGCGTGGCCCAGCGCGTGAGCGAGCTTTACGGCATCGGCTACTCGGTCGAGCCGGAGTTGGCCGGCGGCAAGCTGTTCTACCTCAAGCTCGAGACAGGTGACGAGCAGCCCAAGCTCTACATGCGCAGTGACAACATTGAGCGCGTACTCCTCGATCCAATCTTGATCGACGCCACGGGCAAGACCGCGCTGGACTGGTACTATCCATCGCCCGGCGGCAGCTACCTGGCCTACGGCCTCTCCAAAGACGGTGACGAGAACAGCACGCTCTACCTGCTCGACACGGTCTCGGGAGAGACCTTGGCGGACACCATCGGCCACACGCGCCATTGCTCCATTGCCTGGCTCTCCAACCAGAGCGGCTTTTACTACACGCTCTACCCCGACGGCACCCAGTACAACCGCCACGTCTACTTTCACGAACTGGGCTCCGACCCGAATCAGGACCGCTACATATTCGGCGATGACCGCGCGAAAACCGACTGGCCGGACCTGCGGATCAGCGAGGACGACCGCTATCTGCTAATCAACGTCGAGACCGGCACAACCTCCAACGACGCCTACATACTGGAACGCTCCATTGGCGAGATCGTGCCGATCGTTGAGGGGCTCGACGCTCAGGTCTGGGCGCTGGAGATGCTGGGCTCCAAAATTCTGGCGCTGACGACACTCGACGCGCCCAACCGCCGGCTGGTGCTGATCGACCCGCGCGATCCGGATCAAGCCAAATGGACCGACCTGATAGAGCAGCGGGATTATCCGCTGGAAGATCTGGCGATCGCCGGCGAGCGGATCGTCGCGCTCTACCTGGAAAACGCGGTCTCGCAAATGCGGGTCTTCAATCTGCAGGGTATTGAGCTTGGAACCATCGAGCTGCCCGCGCCGGGCAGCGTCAGCAGACTGGCGGTCCAGCGCGGCTCATCGGAGCTGGTGTTCAGCTACTCGTCGTTTCTCTACCCGCAGAGCCTGTTCCGCGCCGACCCGATGGTCGAGCTACGCGCCGAACCGCTGGTGTTGACCTCAACCGGCGGCTCGTTCGATCCATCGAACTTTGTCGTACGCTACGTGGAGTACCCCTCCTACGACGGCACGTTGGTGCCGATGTTCATCGTTCACAAGCGAGGGATCGAACTTAACGGCGATTGCCCGACGATCCTCTACGGCTACGGCGGATTCGGCATTTCTCTTGGGCCGTACTTCTCGCGCACCAACCTGTTTTGGATCGAGCGCGGCGGCGTCTACGCCGTGGCCAACATCCGCGGCGGCGGCGAGCTGGGCGAGGTCTGGCACCAGGCTGGGATGCGCGAGCGCAAGTTCCAGGTCTTCGAGGACTTTCAGTACGCCATGCGCTACCTGATTCGCCAGGGCTACACCAATCCCGAACGGCTGGCGATCCGCGGCGGGTCCAACGGCGGCCTGCTGGTCGGTGCGATGATCACCCGCGCGCCGTACCTGTTCGGCTGCGCCGTGGGACAGGTCGGGCTCTACGACATGGTGCGCTACCATCGCTTCCCGCCCGGCGAGCTGTGGGTGCCCGAGTACGGCTCAGCCGACGAGCCGGGCCAGACCGGGTACATCTGGGCCTACTCGCCCTATCACCAAGTTCTGCCCAAAGTGGCCTATCCGCCCTCGTTGATCTTGACGGCGGAATCGGACACCCGCGTGCACTGGATGCACTCGGCCAAGTTCGCGGCAGCGTTGCAGGCCTCGGGCAATGCGCGCGGTCCGATCCTTTTCTGGCTCCAGCGCCAGGCCGGACACGGTCAGGGGATGAACTGGTCCGACGCGGCCCAACAGACCATCCGGTCGTACTACTTCGTTATCGAACAGATCGGCGACCCTGCGACTCCCTGATCTTTCGCCGCCCTACAACAGCTCCACGCGATCAACCGCGAGCGTAATCGCGCCGTACTCCTGCTGCACCCTGCCGCCGAGCAAATAGCCCGCATTTCTCACGAGGGTTCGTAGCGAGGCGTGCAAGATGCCGCAAGAACTAGGAAGCTACTCCTAGCTGAAGGTTCTACGGTGCGGGGGCGGTTCGTAGCCCAATGACCATCGCGATATGCGAGATTTGAGGCGGCTCATAGCCGTCTGCGCAGGCGTACCCG encodes the following:
- a CDS encoding prolyl oligopeptidase family serine peptidase, with protein sequence MVIKPQPLVETINGYQVADPYRFLEDEQAAAAWIDSQNLRTTAYLESVATPGVAQRVSELYGIGYSVEPELAGGKLFYLKLETGDEQPKLYMRSDNIERVLLDPILIDATGKTALDWYYPSPGGSYLAYGLSKDGDENSTLYLLDTVSGETLADTIGHTRHCSIAWLSNQSGFYYTLYPDGTQYNRHVYFHELGSDPNQDRYIFGDDRAKTDWPDLRISEDDRYLLINVETGTTSNDAYILERSIGEIVPIVEGLDAQVWALEMLGSKILALTTLDAPNRRLVLIDPRDPDQAKWTDLIEQRDYPLEDLAIAGERIVALYLENAVSQMRVFNLQGIELGTIELPAPGSVSRLAVQRGSSELVFSYSSFLYPQSLFRADPMVELRAEPLVLTSTGGSFDPSNFVVRYVEYPSYDGTLVPMFIVHKRGIELNGDCPTILYGYGGFGISLGPYFSRTNLFWIERGGVYAVANIRGGGELGEVWHQAGMRERKFQVFEDFQYAMRYLIRQGYTNPERLAIRGGSNGGLLVGAMITRAPYLFGCAVGQVGLYDMVRYHRFPPGELWVPEYGSADEPGQTGYIWAYSPYHQVLPKVAYPPSLILTAESDTRVHWMHSAKFAAALQASGNARGPILFWLQRQAGHGQGMNWSDAAQQTIRSYYFVIEQIGDPATP
- a CDS encoding class I SAM-dependent methyltransferase, encoding MDRIPEDEIMDDWEQARAYAQADFSDANSLFVELLIDKFPLFQNGRVVDLGCGPADVLIRLCAALPAVRALGVDGSQAMIELAQRAVAKAELQDRIELICADALGLSELHGKLDAVLSNSLLHHLPDPIAFWRQCSNLARPQAPLLVMDLIRPQSPDAARQIVERCAAHDPEILQRDFYNSLLAAYTIDEVRGQLADAGLEHVEVAKVSDRHLAAWRVA
- a CDS encoding integrin alpha, with protein sequence MRAIRVSLAVLATILITFVATCRLDEQSIGDTAQNAGVLKRVDIGDGPGLQSADDRSLLILGSGLSANPDWSIESNQEYAHLGCSVSTAGDVNGDNYDDVIVGAYYYSNGQNHEGRAYVFHGSSDGLSLDADWIVEPNVAAVKLGFSVSSAGDVNGDGYDEVIIGAPFSSWGHEEEGRVYLYYGSAAGLSAQADWTYESDTEYAQLGNSVACAGDVNGDGYDDLIIGARNFNNGHKGEGAAFVFFGSADGLSAAPDWMAESNQLWASFGTSVSSAGDVNNDGYDDVIIGADEYFSGQVDEGRAYVFHGSEFGLSTVADWVIESDQTGAHLGNSVSSAGDVNGDGFDDVIIGAHRYDETREDEGRAYVYHGSSGGLLDEPDWTAESGQYSAGLGSSVSLAG